Genomic segment of Pseudomonas sp. DY-1:
GAGCGCGCCGCTGAAGGCGAACGCGCTTACCGGTATCTGTGCCGAGCCCATTCAATCGAAGATTTCCGCCGCCAGTACCGTGATCTACTGGTGGAGTTACTGGAAGGTAAGCGCAATGAGTGAATCGAAGGATCTGCCGCTGGTCAGCGTGATCATTTCCTCTTACAACCATGCCGACTACATCGTGGCCGCCATCGAAAGCGTCCTTGCCCAGACCTACCCAAATGTAGAGCTGCTGGTGGTGGACGACGGTTCCCGTGATGGCAGCGTCGAGCGCATTCGCCGGTTGCAGGAGGTTCACGGTTTCGATTTCGTGGCGCAGGCGAATCAGGGGCTTGCCCGCACTCTGAACGAGACCATCGCGCGCTCGAAGGGAAGCTTGATCGCACCTTTCGGGTCCGATGACATCATGCTGCCGGAGCGTTTGGCGATCCAGGTCGCTTACATGGAGGGTAAGCCGGAAGTAGGCATCTGCGCCGGCAACATCCAGCAAATCGATGCTGAAGGAAATCCCTTGTCCAAGCGGGACCGGGAGCGGCCGTTCCGCCGCCTCGACTTCGATGATGTCTTCACGTCCGCGAAGGATGGTGCCCCCGCCCCCACATTGTTGTTCAGGCGTGAAGCGCTGGAGGCGGTAGGTGGTTTCGACACCAGTATTCGCCTGGAGGATTTGCTGGTGGCGCTGAACATAACCCACGCGGGCTATTTCATCGATGTGCTTCCGGACGTACTGGCCAAGTACCGCGTACATGGCGCCA
This window contains:
- a CDS encoding glycosyltransferase; its protein translation is MSESKDLPLVSVIISSYNHADYIVAAIESVLAQTYPNVELLVVDDGSRDGSVERIRRLQEVHGFDFVAQANQGLARTLNETIARSKGSLIAPFGSDDIMLPERLAIQVAYMEGKPEVGICAGNIQQIDAEGNPLSKRDRERPFRRLDFDDVFTSAKDGAPAPTLLFRREALEAVGGFDTSIRLEDLLVALNITHAGYFIDVLPDVLAKYRVHGANTYKNRSFMIETVMQTYARFADHPAYPEVCANFINSMLLKCARDDKPLARELLRQLPLRRWNAKTLRALGRLLLG